From one Bifidobacterium sp. WK012_4_13 genomic stretch:
- a CDS encoding GntR family transcriptional regulator produces the protein MSSSARTSMNSQRRFSQQENVRLLRSLIHEHELLPGERLGSEREISAQLGITRADLRIALASMEKAHEIVRRIGRGGGIVISDERLERNINTVESLPMIARRQGRVLRSKVLSAVIAPASASDTRLLRLQGFAPNQIHNIYNITRLRSIDGSPLSLETSHLPSDMFPGLLNKDLTTSFYRRFEEDYGIHPSDVDETLETIEADARDAELLEVGVGTALVRIRRIACMADGRPFERAIDVYIASRMRFAMHHSGYVRLSATANR, from the coding sequence ATGAGCTCATCTGCTCGCACATCCATGAATTCGCAGAGGAGATTCAGCCAGCAAGAGAATGTCAGGCTGCTGCGATCCCTGATCCATGAGCATGAGCTCCTGCCCGGGGAGAGACTTGGCTCTGAACGTGAGATTTCCGCCCAATTGGGCATCACGCGCGCGGATCTGAGAATCGCGCTCGCATCGATGGAAAAGGCGCATGAGATCGTGAGACGGATCGGTCGCGGAGGCGGCATCGTGATCTCAGACGAACGGTTGGAGCGCAATATCAACACTGTGGAATCCCTGCCGATGATTGCACGGCGGCAAGGGAGGGTGCTGCGTTCAAAGGTGCTTTCCGCGGTGATTGCGCCAGCCTCGGCATCCGACACCAGGCTGCTGAGGCTGCAAGGCTTTGCTCCGAATCAGATTCACAATATATATAACATCACTCGGCTGCGTTCGATCGACGGGAGTCCGCTGTCGCTCGAAACGTCTCACCTTCCCTCTGACATGTTTCCGGGACTGCTGAACAAGGATCTGACGACATCGTTCTATCGGCGCTTCGAGGAGGATTATGGAATCCATCCTTCGGACGTCGATGAGACCTTGGAGACGATCGAGGCAGATGCTCGGGATGCAGAGCTTCTGGAAGTCGGCGTCGGCACCGCATTGGTGAGAATCAGGCGGATCGCCTGCATGGCCGATGGGCGTCCCTTCGAACGGGCGATCGATGTCTACATAGCATCTCGAATGCGATTCGCCATGCATCATTCCGGCTATGTCCGACTTTCGGCAACCGCGAATCGCTGA
- a CDS encoding adenylosuccinate synthase has product MPGIVLVGAQWGDEGKGKATDLIGDKVDYVVRFNGGNNAGHTVVVGDETYALHLLPSGIIHPNVTPVIGNGVVVDPEALFAELDGLESRGVDCSNLLVSESAHIIASYDRTIDKVTERFLGKHKIGTTGRGIGPAYADKVNRVGIRVHDLFNTDHLRDKVIASLHQKNQMLVKLYNRRAIDVNQTVDELASVADRLKPYVANTSLILNKALDDGKSVLFEGGQATMLDVDHGTYPFVTSSNCTAGGACTGSGVGPTKIDRVIGVSKAYITRVGEGPFPTELNDDQGEWLRQQGHEFGVTTGRPRRCGWFDALVNRYAVQVNGLTDIVLTKLDVLTGLETIPFCVGYNVTMADGSHARCDDMPTDQAEFASATPIYDEMPGWSEDIAGMQSFDEFPQAAQDYVHRLEDLSGCRISAVGSGPGRDQIVSTHSLID; this is encoded by the coding sequence ATGCCTGGAATTGTTCTTGTTGGAGCCCAATGGGGCGATGAGGGAAAAGGCAAGGCAACGGATCTGATCGGCGACAAGGTGGACTATGTCGTTCGCTTCAATGGCGGCAACAACGCAGGCCATACCGTCGTCGTCGGTGATGAGACATACGCGTTGCATCTGCTGCCTTCTGGCATCATCCATCCCAACGTGACTCCCGTTATCGGCAACGGTGTCGTCGTCGATCCAGAGGCGCTGTTCGCGGAGCTTGACGGGCTTGAATCGCGTGGCGTCGATTGCAGCAACCTGTTGGTGAGCGAATCCGCGCATATCATCGCGTCATACGACCGCACCATCGACAAGGTCACCGAGCGCTTCCTCGGCAAGCATAAGATTGGCACCACAGGCCGTGGCATCGGCCCGGCATATGCGGACAAGGTGAACCGCGTCGGCATTCGCGTCCATGACCTCTTCAACACGGATCATCTGCGCGACAAGGTCATCGCCAGCCTGCATCAGAAGAACCAGATGCTGGTCAAGCTTTACAACCGTCGGGCAATCGACGTGAACCAGACCGTCGATGAACTCGCCTCGGTCGCTGACCGCCTCAAGCCATATGTCGCCAATACCTCGCTGATTCTCAACAAGGCTCTTGATGACGGCAAATCCGTGCTCTTCGAGGGCGGCCAGGCAACCATGCTTGATGTGGACCACGGCACATACCCCTTCGTCACCTCCTCGAACTGCACCGCGGGCGGCGCCTGCACCGGCAGCGGCGTCGGTCCGACCAAGATCGACCGTGTCATAGGCGTTTCCAAGGCATACATCACACGCGTCGGTGAAGGACCGTTCCCCACGGAGCTTAACGACGACCAGGGTGAATGGCTGCGTCAGCAAGGTCATGAGTTTGGCGTCACCACCGGAAGGCCACGTCGCTGCGGCTGGTTCGATGCATTGGTGAACCGCTACGCCGTGCAGGTCAACGGTCTGACCGACATCGTGCTTACGAAGCTCGACGTGCTCACCGGACTTGAAACCATCCCATTCTGCGTTGGCTACAACGTCACCATGGCAGATGGCTCACATGCGCGCTGCGACGACATGCCAACGGACCAGGCGGAATTCGCGTCGGCAACGCCAATCTACGACGAGATGCCAGGTTGGAGCGAGGACATTGCAGGAATGCAGTCCTTCGACGAGTTCCCACAGGCTGCACAGGACTACGTCCACCGTCTCGAAGATCTCTCGGGATGCAGAATCTCGGCAGTCGGCTCGGGCCCAGGCCGCGATCAGATAGTTTCGACTCATTCGCTGATCGACTGA
- the fbaA gene encoding class II fructose-bisphosphate aldolase gives MTVATSERYAQMLDSARQGGYAFPAINVTSTQTLNAALQGFAEAESDGIIQVSVGSASYLSGKAVNDRVVGSIAFARFAREVIGRYPNITVALHTDHCAVQYLDGWVRPLLDYEAEQVSHGEEPLFQSHMWDGSTISLDRNLEIAKELLEKSVRARTILEIEIGAVGGEEDGQSAAINDSLYSTVEDGRRVVRELGLGENGRYMAAFTFGNVHGAYKPGFVKLRPGLLKEIQEGTAASFPQANGDKPFLLVFHGGSGSRPEEIAEAVSYGVVKMNIDTDTQYAFTRAVADHMFKNYNEVLKVDGEVGEKKLYDPRSWGRESEDAMAERVIEACTQLGSAGKALR, from the coding sequence ATGACGGTTGCAACTTCAGAGCGCTACGCGCAGATGCTCGATTCGGCAAGACAGGGTGGGTACGCCTTCCCTGCAATCAATGTGACCAGCACTCAGACGTTGAATGCTGCACTTCAGGGCTTTGCCGAGGCCGAATCCGATGGGATCATCCAGGTATCGGTCGGCAGCGCGTCCTATCTATCAGGCAAGGCTGTCAACGACCGCGTTGTTGGGTCGATTGCCTTCGCCAGATTCGCGCGTGAGGTTATCGGGCGATACCCGAACATCACGGTTGCGTTGCATACCGACCATTGCGCCGTGCAGTATCTCGATGGCTGGGTTCGTCCACTGCTCGATTATGAGGCGGAACAGGTCTCGCATGGCGAGGAACCGCTGTTCCAATCGCATATGTGGGATGGTTCAACCATCTCGCTTGACCGGAATCTTGAGATAGCGAAGGAACTGCTGGAGAAATCGGTGCGGGCGCGAACGATTCTCGAAATCGAGATAGGTGCCGTCGGAGGCGAGGAGGACGGCCAGAGCGCGGCGATAAACGATTCCCTCTATTCCACGGTTGAGGATGGAAGGCGCGTCGTTCGTGAACTGGGACTCGGCGAGAATGGCAGATATATGGCAGCATTCACATTCGGCAACGTGCATGGAGCCTACAAGCCGGGCTTCGTGAAGCTTCGCCCGGGTCTGCTGAAGGAGATCCAGGAAGGCACGGCAGCCTCATTCCCGCAGGCGAACGGGGACAAGCCATTCCTGCTTGTGTTCCACGGCGGATCGGGGTCACGTCCTGAGGAAATCGCCGAGGCGGTCTCCTATGGTGTGGTGAAGATGAACATAGACACTGACACGCAGTATGCATTCACAAGGGCAGTGGCCGACCACATGTTCAAAAACTACAATGAGGTGCTCAAAGTCGACGGCGAGGTCGGTGAGAAGAAGCTCTATGACCCGCGCTCATGGGGGCGTGAGTCCGAAGACGCGATGGCCGAGCGCGTCATTGAGGCATGCACCCAGCTCGGCAGCGCTGGCAAGGCCCTGCGCTAG
- a CDS encoding aspartate aminotransferase family protein, with protein MAVRSTIMDTNSFRPEMEGALDPETRQLTRERAVLGPAYRLFYRKPVHLVQGKGSHLWDADGVEYLDVYNNVASVGHCHPRVVEAITRQASMLNTHTRYLHENVLHYAEDILSTMPDEVNRIMFQCTGSEANDLAIRVAQSYTGGQGVIVTHEAYHGNSALTSKLSPALGTAQTLGLRMRMIPTPDTYRVEIDGKVGGACSPEVFGGWMAAQLEAAVADMTRHGIKFAAFLADSIFSSDGVYPGPVGYLKPVIDKVHELGGVFIADEVQPGFTRTGDAFWGFQRHGVVPDLVTSGKPMANGLPTSLMAARAEVLEPFASSIPYFNTFGGNPVCMAASQATLDVMRDEDTMGNARKVGALFMKVLKEFQSQHACIGDLRGTGLYIACEIVKPGTKDPDQRKALDILEALRNNRVLTSVCGRYGNILKLRPPLVFSADDVDWFSSAFEKTLKECAA; from the coding sequence ATGGCAGTTCGCTCAACGATTATGGATACGAATAGTTTCCGACCTGAAATGGAGGGTGCGCTCGATCCCGAAACGAGACAGCTCACCAGGGAGCGCGCGGTGCTCGGACCGGCATATCGCCTGTTCTACCGCAAGCCCGTCCATCTTGTGCAGGGCAAGGGAAGCCATCTGTGGGATGCAGACGGAGTCGAATATCTCGATGTGTATAACAACGTCGCATCGGTCGGGCATTGCCATCCAAGAGTGGTCGAGGCCATAACGCGCCAGGCCTCGATGCTCAATACGCATACCAGGTATCTTCACGAGAATGTGCTGCACTATGCGGAAGACATCCTTTCCACGATGCCCGACGAAGTCAACCGCATCATGTTCCAGTGCACTGGCTCCGAAGCGAACGACCTGGCGATTCGAGTCGCCCAGTCCTATACCGGCGGGCAGGGTGTGATCGTCACGCATGAGGCCTATCACGGCAATTCGGCACTGACCTCGAAGCTCTCGCCCGCCTTGGGTACCGCTCAGACATTGGGCCTTCGCATGCGGATGATTCCAACCCCAGACACATATCGTGTCGAGATCGATGGCAAGGTTGGCGGCGCATGCAGCCCTGAGGTCTTTGGTGGATGGATGGCGGCACAGCTTGAGGCTGCTGTCGCCGACATGACGCGACATGGAATCAAGTTCGCCGCGTTCCTCGCGGATTCAATATTCTCATCGGATGGGGTCTATCCCGGACCGGTCGGATATCTCAAGCCGGTCATCGATAAGGTTCACGAACTGGGTGGCGTCTTCATAGCCGATGAGGTTCAGCCTGGCTTCACCAGGACGGGAGACGCTTTCTGGGGCTTCCAGCGACATGGCGTCGTTCCCGATCTGGTGACATCGGGCAAGCCGATGGCAAATGGACTGCCAACCTCGCTCATGGCTGCAAGGGCGGAGGTTCTCGAACCGTTCGCCTCGTCCATCCCATATTTCAATACCTTCGGCGGCAACCCGGTGTGCATGGCGGCATCGCAGGCGACGCTTGACGTGATGCGTGACGAAGACACGATGGGCAACGCCAGGAAGGTCGGAGCGCTCTTCATGAAGGTGCTGAAGGAATTCCAGTCGCAGCACGCCTGCATCGGCGATCTTCGAGGAACCGGACTCTATATCGCATGCGAGATAGTGAAGCCTGGGACCAAGGATCCCGATCAGCGAAAGGCCTTGGACATACTCGAAGCGTTGCGAAACAACCGTGTGCTCACATCCGTCTGCGGACGCTACGGTAACATTCTCAAGCTTCGCCCGCCGCTGGTCTTCAGCGCGGACGACGTGGATTGGTTCTCATCCGCCTTCGAGAAGACCCTCAAGGAATGCGCGGCATGA